Proteins co-encoded in one Prunus persica cultivar Lovell chromosome G6, Prunus_persica_NCBIv2, whole genome shotgun sequence genomic window:
- the LOC18775532 gene encoding pentatricopeptide repeat-containing protein At2g29760, chloroplastic: protein MASLSTPLISLPRHPNSSSPTFSTDLRFSSHPALSLIDQCTSIKQLKQVHAQMLRTGVLFDPYSASKLITASALSSFSSLDYARQVFDQIPQPNVYTWNTLIRAYASSSDPAESILVFLDMLDHCSECPDKYTYPFAIKAASELRALQVGRGFHGMAIKASLGSDIYILNSLVHFYGSCGDLDLARRVFMKTPKKDVVSWNSMITVFAQGNCPQEALELFKEMEAENVKPNDVTMVSVLSACAKKVDLEFGRWVCSHIQRNEIKENLTLNNAMLDMYVKCGSVDDAKRLFDRMPEKDIVSWTTMLDGYAQLGNYEEAWRVFAAMPSQDIAAWNVLISSYEQSGKPKEALAVFNELQKSKSPKPDEVTLVSTLAACAQLGAIDLGGWIHVYIKKQVMKLNCHLTTSLIDMYAKCGDLDKALEVFNSVERRDVFVWSAMIAGLAMHGQGRDALEFFSKMLEAKVKPNAVTFTNVLCACSHTGLVDEGRTFFYQMEPVYGVVPGIKHYACMVDILGRSGNLDEAVELIEKMPIPPTASVWGALLGACKLHGNVVLAEKACSHLLELDPRNHGAYVLLSNIYAETGKWDEVSGLRKHMRDAGIKKEPGCSSIEVNGSVHEFLVGDNSHPLCKEIYSKLDEMALRLKSNGYVPNKSHLLQFVEEEDMKDHALILHSEKLAIAFGLISLSPSQPIQVVKNLRVCGDCHSVAKLISKLYDREILLRDRYRFHHFRDGHCSCNDYW from the coding sequence ATGGCTTCTCTAAGCACCCCACTTATCTCTCTGCCACGTCACCCAAACTCTTCGTCCCCAACCTTCAGTACCGACCTTCGTTTCTCAAGCCACCCAGCTCTTTCACTAATAGACCAATGCACCAGCATAAAGCAGCTAAAGCAAGTCCATGCCCAAATGCTTCGTACAGGTGTTCTCTTTGACCCGTACTCCGCCAGCAAACTTATCACCGCCAGCGCTCTCTCCTCGTTCTCGAGTCTCGATTATGCCCGCCAGGTGTTTGATCAAATTCCGCAACCAAATGTCTACACTTGGAACACCCTCATTCGCGCTTATGCGTCTAGCTCCGACCCGGCTGAAAGCATCCTCGTATTTTTGGACATGCTTGATCACTGTTCTGAATGCCCCGATAAATATACTTACCCTTTTGCGATTAAAGCGGCTTCGGAGCTCCGGGCTTTGCAGGTTGGAAGAGGTTTTCATGGCATGGCAATAAAGGCCTCGCTTGGGTCGGATATTTATATTCTTAATTCGCTCGTTCATTTTTATGGGTCGTGtggggatttggatttggcaCGTCGGGTTTTCATGAAGACTCCTAAAAAAGATGTTGTTTCTTGGAACTCTATGATCACAGTTTTCGCGCAGGGGAATTGCCCCCAGGAGGCATTGGAGTTGTTTAAGGAAATGGAGGCGGAGAATGTGAAGCCGAATGATGTAACGATGGTAAGCGTGTTGTCAGCTTGTGCAAAGAAGGTGGATTTGGAGTTTGGGAGGTGGGTTTGTTCACATATTCAAAGGaatgaaattaaagagaaCTTGACTTTGAACAATGCTATGCTTGATATGTACGTGAAATGTGGGAGCGTTGATGATGCAAAAAGATTGTTTGATAGGATGCCAGAGAAGGATATTGTTTCGTGGACTACCATGCTTGATGGGTATGCTCAGTTGGGGAACTATGAGGAGGCTTGGCGGGTTTTTGCCGCAATGCCTAGTCAAGACATTGCTGCTTGGAATGTGCTCATTTCTTCTTATGAACAAAGTGGTAAGCCAAAGGAGGCTTTGGCTGTTTTTAATGAGTTGCAGAAAAGCAAGAGTCCTAAACCTGATGAAGTCACACTGGTTAGCACTCTAGCAGCGTGTGCTCAATTAGGAGCAATTGATCTTGGTGGGTGGATACATGTTTACATAAAGAAGCAGGTGATGAAGTTGAATTGTCACCTCACAACCTCGCTTATTGATATGTATGCAAAGTGTGGGGATCTAGATAAGGCACTTGAGGTATTTAATTCGGTAGAGAGGAGAGATGTATTCGTCTGGAGTGCCATGATTGCTGGTTTGGCGATGCATGGGCAAGGGAGAGATGCATTGgagtttttctcaaaaatgCTAGAAGCTAAGGTGAAGCCCAATGCTGTGACATTTACCAATGTATTATGCGCTTGTAGCCACACAGGTTTGGTGGACGAGGGAAGAACATTTTTCTATCAGATGGAGCCAGTTTACGGGGTTGTGCCTGGAATAAAGCACTATGCTTGCATGGTCGATATTCTTGGTCGTTCTGGAAATTTGGACGAAGCTGTAGAGCTGATAGAAAAAATGCCAATACCTCCCACTGCTTCTGTATGGGGGGCTCTTCTTGGGGCCTGTAAACTTCATGGGAATGTTGTGCTTGCTGAAAAAGCTTGTAGTCATTTGCTTGAGTTGGATCCCAGAAACCACGGAGCCTATGTACTCTTATCAAATATCTATGCCGAAACAGGGAAATGGGATGAAGTTTCTGGGTTAAGGAAGCATATGCGAGATGCAGGAATAAAGAAAGAACCAGGTTGTAGCTCAATCGAAGTCAATGGTAGTGTTCATGAATTTCTTGTTGGCGATAATTCTCACCCTCTATGCAAGGAAATCTACTCAAAGTTGGATGAGATGGCACTGAGATTGAAGTCAAACGGATATGTGCCAAACAAGTCACATCTGCTGCAATTTGTTGAGGAAGAAGACATGAAGGACCATGCCCTAATCCTTCACAGTGAGAAATTAGCCATTGCCTTTGGGCTTATTAGCTTGAGTCCATCTCAACCAATTCAGGTTGTGAAGAATCTTCGTGTTTGCGGAGACTGCCACTCAGTTGCTAAACTTATATCTAAGCTTTATGATAGGGAGATATTGCTGAGAGATCGATATCGGTTTCATCATTTTAGAGACGGGCACTGCTCATGTAATGATTATTGGTGA
- the LOC18774835 gene encoding uncharacterized protein LOC18774835 isoform X2, producing the protein MEAFVRSSTTLFPKANIINKPLPPLKSLLGRSDICFLRSLNSNVHVHLLRHKALQLVAPSQTEVLTTSETAGIGIQTTETAETVHVQFQLHKECNFGESFLLVGNEPIMGEWNPASAIPLNWSDGNIWTVELDMPVGIAVQYKFILKKITGDLSWQPGPDRILHTWNTKNNIAIAEDWKDSELQKISEVQIMNQNEALLVNPGLGPIVPGNVTLPGEESMLNVNKGAKVSDKIASADDKPTFSSNNEFVLEEKAIKSADGTLLGIRKEVRVSDDGKYVMKEESIGKITPSTVTSKIPGSVEDEETVPTYGGNILVPSLTPIQGVPYEETVPKELGKPISSKETLPKELENSMASKKALRKELGISMSAQEALPKELGISKSSEESLPNELGRYMSSEEPLPKELGRSMSFEEALPEELGISISSEEALPNELGKSMTSKEALPKEVGRSMSSEAVLPKELGKSITSDGYNSD; encoded by the exons ATGGAAGCCTTTGTAAGATCATCTACAACCTTGTTTCCAAAGGCTAATATTATTAACAAACCTCTGCCTCCCTTAAAATCTCTTCTGGGGCGATCTGACATTTGCTTTCTAAGGTCTTTGAACTCCAATGTACATGTTCATCTGCTTCGACACAAAGCTCTTCAATTGGTTGCTCCTTCTCAAACAGAG GTTTTAACAACGTCGGAGACAGCAGGAATTGGGATCCAAACAACAG AGACAGCAGAAACTGTTCATGTTCAATTCCAATTGCACAAGGAGTGCAACTTTGGTGAGAGTTTCCTCCTGGTGGGAAATGAACCTATCATGGGAGAGTGGAACCCTGCAAGTGCTATACCTCTGAACTGGTCAGATGGAAACATTTGGACCGTTGAGCTG GATATGCCAGTTGGCATAGCAGTCCAATACAAGTTTATACTGAAAAAAATCACAGGAGATCTATCGTGGCAACCCGGTCCAGACCGAATTCTTCATACCTGGAACACCAAGAACAATATAGCCATTGCTGAAGACTGGAAAGATTCTGAACTTCAGAAAATTAGTGAAGTGCAAATTATGAATCAAAACGAGGCGCTACTTGTAAACCCCGGCTTGGGACCAATTGTTCCTGGGAATGTGACTCTTCCCGGAGAAGAATCTATGCTGAATGTGAACAAGGGTGCAAAAGTTTCAGACAAGATTGCCTCTGCAGATGACAAGCCAACATTTAGCAGCAACAATGAGTTTGTTCTTGAAGAGAAGGCTATCAAATCAGCAGATGGAACTTTGCTTGGTATAAGAAAGGAGGTACGTGTTTCAGACGATGGTAAGTACGTCATGAAAGAGGAATCTATAGGGAAGATAACCCCGTCAACAGTAACAAGCAAGATTCCGGGAAGTGTGGAAGATGAAGAGACCGTGCCTACTTATGGAGGCAATATTCTGGTGCCTAGTTTGACTCCAATACAAGGGGTGCCTTATGAAGAAACAGTACCCAAAGAACTTGGAAAACCAATATCTTCTAAAGAAACACTACCCAAAGAACTCGAAAATTCGATGGCTTCTAAAAAAGCACTTCGAAAAGAACTTGGAATATCAATGTCTGCTCAAGAAGCACTTCCAAAAGAACTTGGAATATCAAAGTCTTCTGAAGAATCACTTCCAAACGAACTCGGAAGATACATGTCTTCTGAAGAACCACTTCCAAAAGAACTCGGAAGATCCATGTCTTTTGAAGAAGCACTTCCAGAAGAACTCGGAATATCCATTTCTTCTGAAGAAGCACTTCCAAACGAACTTGGAAAATCAATGACCTCTAAAGAAGCACTTCCGAAAGAAGTTGGAAGATCGATGTCTTCTGAAGCAGTACTACCCAAAGAACTCGGAAAATCCATCACTAGTGATGGGTACAATTCGGATTGA
- the LOC18774835 gene encoding uncharacterized protein LOC18774835 isoform X1, producing the protein MEAFVRSSTTLFPKANIINKPLPPLKSLLGRSDICFLRSLNSNVHVHLLRHKALQLVAPSQTEVVLTTSETAGIGIQTTETAETVHVQFQLHKECNFGESFLLVGNEPIMGEWNPASAIPLNWSDGNIWTVELDMPVGIAVQYKFILKKITGDLSWQPGPDRILHTWNTKNNIAIAEDWKDSELQKISEVQIMNQNEALLVNPGLGPIVPGNVTLPGEESMLNVNKGAKVSDKIASADDKPTFSSNNEFVLEEKAIKSADGTLLGIRKEVRVSDDGKYVMKEESIGKITPSTVTSKIPGSVEDEETVPTYGGNILVPSLTPIQGVPYEETVPKELGKPISSKETLPKELENSMASKKALRKELGISMSAQEALPKELGISKSSEESLPNELGRYMSSEEPLPKELGRSMSFEEALPEELGISISSEEALPNELGKSMTSKEALPKEVGRSMSSEAVLPKELGKSITSDGYNSD; encoded by the exons ATGGAAGCCTTTGTAAGATCATCTACAACCTTGTTTCCAAAGGCTAATATTATTAACAAACCTCTGCCTCCCTTAAAATCTCTTCTGGGGCGATCTGACATTTGCTTTCTAAGGTCTTTGAACTCCAATGTACATGTTCATCTGCTTCGACACAAAGCTCTTCAATTGGTTGCTCCTTCTCAAACAGAGGTG GTTTTAACAACGTCGGAGACAGCAGGAATTGGGATCCAAACAACAG AGACAGCAGAAACTGTTCATGTTCAATTCCAATTGCACAAGGAGTGCAACTTTGGTGAGAGTTTCCTCCTGGTGGGAAATGAACCTATCATGGGAGAGTGGAACCCTGCAAGTGCTATACCTCTGAACTGGTCAGATGGAAACATTTGGACCGTTGAGCTG GATATGCCAGTTGGCATAGCAGTCCAATACAAGTTTATACTGAAAAAAATCACAGGAGATCTATCGTGGCAACCCGGTCCAGACCGAATTCTTCATACCTGGAACACCAAGAACAATATAGCCATTGCTGAAGACTGGAAAGATTCTGAACTTCAGAAAATTAGTGAAGTGCAAATTATGAATCAAAACGAGGCGCTACTTGTAAACCCCGGCTTGGGACCAATTGTTCCTGGGAATGTGACTCTTCCCGGAGAAGAATCTATGCTGAATGTGAACAAGGGTGCAAAAGTTTCAGACAAGATTGCCTCTGCAGATGACAAGCCAACATTTAGCAGCAACAATGAGTTTGTTCTTGAAGAGAAGGCTATCAAATCAGCAGATGGAACTTTGCTTGGTATAAGAAAGGAGGTACGTGTTTCAGACGATGGTAAGTACGTCATGAAAGAGGAATCTATAGGGAAGATAACCCCGTCAACAGTAACAAGCAAGATTCCGGGAAGTGTGGAAGATGAAGAGACCGTGCCTACTTATGGAGGCAATATTCTGGTGCCTAGTTTGACTCCAATACAAGGGGTGCCTTATGAAGAAACAGTACCCAAAGAACTTGGAAAACCAATATCTTCTAAAGAAACACTACCCAAAGAACTCGAAAATTCGATGGCTTCTAAAAAAGCACTTCGAAAAGAACTTGGAATATCAATGTCTGCTCAAGAAGCACTTCCAAAAGAACTTGGAATATCAAAGTCTTCTGAAGAATCACTTCCAAACGAACTCGGAAGATACATGTCTTCTGAAGAACCACTTCCAAAAGAACTCGGAAGATCCATGTCTTTTGAAGAAGCACTTCCAGAAGAACTCGGAATATCCATTTCTTCTGAAGAAGCACTTCCAAACGAACTTGGAAAATCAATGACCTCTAAAGAAGCACTTCCGAAAGAAGTTGGAAGATCGATGTCTTCTGAAGCAGTACTACCCAAAGAACTCGGAAAATCCATCACTAGTGATGGGTACAATTCGGATTGA
- the LOC18775249 gene encoding zinc finger CCCH domain-containing protein 25 isoform X2: protein MSARWAEIEKESKPNKTRVEIRSSSKQCRRILAKLRVKFNPGDPEREGRSTKFCCTQAMNPLTLVKRIQNINSREAQLGISEEASWHAKYKDSAYVYVGGIPFDLTEGDLLAVFAQYGEVVDVNLVRDKGTGKSKGFSFIAYEDQRSTVLAVDNLNGAQILGRTIRVDHVTKYKKKEEEDEEEEQRKREERGVCRAFQRGECTRGAGCRFSHNEQRAANTGWGDQDSKWGRDRYDGPKQGEKRSNTTPSNRVPEAEVQEDLHSRGKGYGRVFESHSKQSDGREEKRLGRHEDDERFELRSRDHGRGEEKRPRRRSEDDELGQNSREDYGRREKQRLGRQNGHELQPKSREDHDRREDKRPRRQGGDVEFEPKLKSRDDHDQREDDRREDRRTRRRSDDGEFEPKSREDRDRRVDDSREDKRLRRHAGDDEFDPKSKDHDRTEEKRRYADDEYQPKSREDKWEEQRSRRRNVDEFELKSRAGEDKRKGERLRR from the exons ATGTCGGCCAGATGGGCTGAGATTGAGAAAGAATCCAAGCCCAATAAGACCCGCGTGGAGATCCGCTCATCTTCGAAACAGTGTAGAAGAATTTTGGCAAAACTTAGGGTTAAGTTCAACCCAGGAGACCccgagagagaagggagaagcACAAAATTTTGTTGCACTCAAGCAATGAACCCGCTAACCCTAGTGAAACGAATTCAGAACATCAATTCCAGAGAAGCCCAATTAGGGATTTCAGAGGAAGCTTCATGGCACGCCAAGTACAAAGACTCCGCTTACGTCTACGTCGGCGGCATTCCTTTTGATCTCACCGAAGGTGATCTTCTCGCTGTTTTCGCACA ATATGGAGAGGTCGTCGACGTGAACCTGGTTCGCGATAAAGGGACTGGGAAATCCAAAGGGTTCTCATTTATTGCATATGAGGACCAGAGAAGTACGGTTCTTGCTGTGGATAATCTGAATGGAGCTCAAATTTTGGGTCGAACAATTAGGGTGGATCATGTGactaaatacaaaaagaaggaagaggaagatgaagaggaagagcaGAGGAAGAGGGAGGAACGAGGTGTGTGCCGTGCTTTCCAAAGAGGTGAATGTACTCGCGGAGCTGGGTGCAGATTTTCTCACAATGAGCAA AGAGCTGCAAACACAGGTTGGGGTGATCAAGACTCGAAATGGGGGCGTGACAGGTATGATGGCCCAAAACAGGGTGAGAAAAGATCTAACACTACTCCGTCAAATCGTGTTCCAGAGGCTGAAGTTCAAGAAGATTTACACTCCAGAGGAAAGGGATATGGGAGGGTCTTCGAAAGTCACTCTAAGCAAAGTGATGGGAGAGAGGAAAAGAGATTGGGAAGACACGAGGATGATGAAAGGTTTGAGCTTAGATCAAGAGATCATGGTAGGGGGGAAGAAAAGAGACCAAGAAGACGCAGTGAGGATGATGAATTGGGGCAAAATTCAAGAGAAGATTATGGTAGGAGGGAAAAACAGAGATTAGGAAGGCAAAATGGTCATGAATTGCAGCCAAAGTCAAGAGAAGATCATGACAGAAGGGAAGATAAGAGACCCAGAAGGCAAGGTGGTGATGTGGAATTTGAGCCAAAGCTGAAGTCTAGAGACGATCATGATCAGAGGGAAGATGATAGAAGGGAAGATAGGAGAACAAGAAGGCGTAGTGATGATGGTGAATTTGAGCCAAAATCTAGAGAAGATCGTGATAGGAGGGTAGATGATAGTAGGGAAGATAAGAGACTGAGAAGGCATGCTGGTGATGATGAATTTGATCCAAAATCTAAGGATCATGATAGgacagaagaaaagagaaggtaCGCTGATGATGAATATCAGCCGAAGTCAAGAGAAGATAAGTGGGAAGAACAGAGGTCAAGAAGACGCAATGTTGATGAATTTGAGCTGAAGTCAAGAGCAGGCGAGGATAAGAGGAAAGGAGAGAGACTGAGAAG GTGA
- the LOC18775249 gene encoding zinc finger CCCH domain-containing protein 25 isoform X1 encodes MSARWAEIEKESKPNKTRVEIRSSSKQCRRILAKLRVKFNPGDPEREGRSTKFCCTQAMNPLTLVKRIQNINSREAQLGISEEASWHAKYKDSAYVYVGGIPFDLTEGDLLAVFAQYGEVVDVNLVRDKGTGKSKGFSFIAYEDQRSTVLAVDNLNGAQILGRTIRVDHVTKYKKKEEEDEEEEQRKREERGVCRAFQRGECTRGAGCRFSHNEQRAANTGWGDQDSKWGRDRYDGPKQGEKRSNTTPSNRVPEAEVQEDLHSRGKGYGRVFESHSKQSDGREEKRLGRHEDDERFELRSRDHGRGEEKRPRRRSEDDELGQNSREDYGRREKQRLGRQNGHELQPKSREDHDRREDKRPRRQGGDVEFEPKLKSRDDHDQREDDRREDRRTRRRSDDGEFEPKSREDRDRRVDDSREDKRLRRHAGDDEFDPKSKDHDRTEEKRRYADDEYQPKSREDKWEEQRSRRRNVDEFELKSRAGEDKRKGERLRRYEDDEFQPKSREVRRRE; translated from the exons ATGTCGGCCAGATGGGCTGAGATTGAGAAAGAATCCAAGCCCAATAAGACCCGCGTGGAGATCCGCTCATCTTCGAAACAGTGTAGAAGAATTTTGGCAAAACTTAGGGTTAAGTTCAACCCAGGAGACCccgagagagaagggagaagcACAAAATTTTGTTGCACTCAAGCAATGAACCCGCTAACCCTAGTGAAACGAATTCAGAACATCAATTCCAGAGAAGCCCAATTAGGGATTTCAGAGGAAGCTTCATGGCACGCCAAGTACAAAGACTCCGCTTACGTCTACGTCGGCGGCATTCCTTTTGATCTCACCGAAGGTGATCTTCTCGCTGTTTTCGCACA ATATGGAGAGGTCGTCGACGTGAACCTGGTTCGCGATAAAGGGACTGGGAAATCCAAAGGGTTCTCATTTATTGCATATGAGGACCAGAGAAGTACGGTTCTTGCTGTGGATAATCTGAATGGAGCTCAAATTTTGGGTCGAACAATTAGGGTGGATCATGTGactaaatacaaaaagaaggaagaggaagatgaagaggaagagcaGAGGAAGAGGGAGGAACGAGGTGTGTGCCGTGCTTTCCAAAGAGGTGAATGTACTCGCGGAGCTGGGTGCAGATTTTCTCACAATGAGCAA AGAGCTGCAAACACAGGTTGGGGTGATCAAGACTCGAAATGGGGGCGTGACAGGTATGATGGCCCAAAACAGGGTGAGAAAAGATCTAACACTACTCCGTCAAATCGTGTTCCAGAGGCTGAAGTTCAAGAAGATTTACACTCCAGAGGAAAGGGATATGGGAGGGTCTTCGAAAGTCACTCTAAGCAAAGTGATGGGAGAGAGGAAAAGAGATTGGGAAGACACGAGGATGATGAAAGGTTTGAGCTTAGATCAAGAGATCATGGTAGGGGGGAAGAAAAGAGACCAAGAAGACGCAGTGAGGATGATGAATTGGGGCAAAATTCAAGAGAAGATTATGGTAGGAGGGAAAAACAGAGATTAGGAAGGCAAAATGGTCATGAATTGCAGCCAAAGTCAAGAGAAGATCATGACAGAAGGGAAGATAAGAGACCCAGAAGGCAAGGTGGTGATGTGGAATTTGAGCCAAAGCTGAAGTCTAGAGACGATCATGATCAGAGGGAAGATGATAGAAGGGAAGATAGGAGAACAAGAAGGCGTAGTGATGATGGTGAATTTGAGCCAAAATCTAGAGAAGATCGTGATAGGAGGGTAGATGATAGTAGGGAAGATAAGAGACTGAGAAGGCATGCTGGTGATGATGAATTTGATCCAAAATCTAAGGATCATGATAGgacagaagaaaagagaaggtaCGCTGATGATGAATATCAGCCGAAGTCAAGAGAAGATAAGTGGGAAGAACAGAGGTCAAGAAGACGCAATGTTGATGAATTTGAGCTGAAGTCAAGAGCAGGCGAGGATAAGAGGAAAGGAGAGAGACTGAGAAGGTATGAAGATGATGAGTTTCAGCCAAAATCCAGAGAAGTTCGTCGTAGAGAGTAA